From Saccharothrix espanaensis DSM 44229, the proteins below share one genomic window:
- a CDS encoding DUF2252 domain-containing protein: protein MGEHRRAEAAVALGRWTEPEEVLAEGRRLRAAVSHEAHRALTLAPDRPSVVEYVEASNEGRLPHLVPLRIGRMLASPFAFFRGSAGLMAGDLAVGPRSGLDAQLCGDAHAANFGLYGTPDGQIVMDINDFDETLPGPWEWDLKRLVTSLVLAGRAGGVSEKGCRDAAGDAVRAYRGAAKHLAEIPFLESWSALGDESVLSKAKADDLTDEFSRAASKARKNTSAKVAAKWTRREGGHWRFVADPPVLTRIPDAEAQAVIDALPSYVDTLRESRYELIMRYGVSDVAFRVVGTGSVGLRNYLVLLHGNGDEALILQVKEARRSALAPFLDVPEAKHEGKRIVHGARLVQAETDILLGWTTIGERHFIVRQFRNRKGEIDATTLKRDDLDDYGRFAGALLARAHSRSVDPRLLAGYCAGGDDLDEAFTRYAVAYADQTAADHERLAKAVKSGRLAAHVE, encoded by the coding sequence ATGGGAGAACACAGGCGGGCCGAGGCGGCCGTCGCGCTGGGCCGGTGGACCGAGCCCGAAGAGGTCCTGGCGGAAGGGCGTCGGCTGCGCGCGGCGGTGTCGCACGAGGCGCACCGCGCGCTGACCCTCGCGCCCGACCGGCCGTCGGTCGTCGAGTACGTCGAGGCGTCCAACGAGGGCCGGCTGCCGCACCTGGTGCCGCTGCGGATCGGCCGGATGCTGGCCTCGCCGTTCGCGTTCTTCCGGGGCAGCGCCGGGCTGATGGCGGGCGACCTCGCGGTGGGGCCGCGCAGCGGGCTGGACGCGCAGCTCTGCGGTGACGCGCACGCCGCGAACTTCGGGCTCTACGGCACGCCCGACGGCCAGATCGTCATGGACATCAACGACTTCGACGAGACCCTGCCCGGCCCGTGGGAGTGGGACCTCAAGCGGCTGGTCACCTCGCTGGTGCTGGCCGGGCGTGCGGGCGGCGTGTCGGAGAAGGGCTGCCGGGACGCCGCCGGCGACGCGGTGCGGGCGTACCGGGGCGCGGCCAAGCACCTGGCCGAGATCCCGTTCCTGGAGTCGTGGAGCGCGCTGGGCGACGAGTCGGTGCTGTCCAAGGCCAAGGCCGACGACCTGACCGACGAGTTCAGCAGGGCCGCGTCCAAGGCGCGCAAGAACACCAGCGCGAAGGTCGCCGCGAAGTGGACCCGGCGGGAGGGCGGGCACTGGCGGTTCGTCGCCGACCCCCCGGTGCTGACCAGGATCCCGGACGCCGAGGCGCAGGCCGTCATCGACGCGCTCCCGTCCTACGTGGACACGCTGCGCGAGTCGCGGTACGAGCTGATCATGCGCTACGGGGTGTCCGACGTGGCGTTCCGGGTGGTCGGCACCGGCAGCGTCGGGCTGCGCAACTACCTGGTCCTGCTGCACGGCAACGGCGACGAGGCGCTGATCCTCCAGGTCAAGGAGGCCCGGCGGTCCGCGCTCGCGCCGTTCCTCGACGTGCCGGAGGCCAAGCACGAGGGCAAGCGGATCGTGCACGGGGCACGGCTGGTGCAGGCGGAGACCGACATCCTGCTCGGCTGGACCACGATCGGCGAGCGGCACTTCATCGTGCGGCAGTTCCGCAACCGCAAGGGTGAGATCGACGCGACCACGTTGAAGCGCGACGACCTCGACGACTACGGCCGGTTCGCCGGGGCGCTGCTGGCGCGGGCGCACTCCCGGTCGGTCGACCCGAGGCTGCTCGCCGGGTACTGCGCGGGCGGCGACGACCTGGACGAGGCGTTCACCCGGTACGCGGTGGCCTACGCCGACCAGACCGCCGCCGACCACGAGCGGTTGGCGAAGGCGGTCAAGTCCGGCCGGCTGGCCGCTCACGTCGAATAG
- the rocD gene encoding ornithine--oxo-acid transaminase, with the protein MTTVAAPTTGQFIALDEQWSTHNYHPLPVVISHGEGAWVTDVEGRRYLDFLSGYSSLNFGHRHPDLVAAAVEQLGRVTLTSRAFHHDQFGLFCRELAELTGTEMVLAMNSGAEAVESAIKVARKWAYRVKGVPEGTAEIIVAGSNFHGRTTTIVSFSTDDTARADFGPFTPGFRVVKYGDLDAVRDAIGPRTAAVLIEPIQGEAGVVVPPAGYLAGLRALCDEHQALFIADEIQSGLGRTGDLLALDHDDVRADLYTLGKALGGGIVPVSAVVGRRDVLGVLKPGEHGSTFGGNPLACAVGRAVVRLLATGEFQQRSRELGERLHGRLGELVGRGVAEVRGRGLWAGVEIAPGGPRGREASEALAGLGVLCKETQDTTLRVAPPLVITEDELDQGVDAIARVLGR; encoded by the coding sequence ATGACCACCGTCGCCGCTCCCACCACGGGGCAGTTCATCGCACTCGACGAGCAGTGGAGCACGCACAACTACCACCCGCTGCCGGTCGTGATCTCCCACGGCGAGGGTGCGTGGGTGACCGACGTCGAGGGACGCCGCTACCTCGACTTCCTGTCCGGGTACTCGTCCCTCAACTTCGGCCACCGGCACCCCGACCTGGTGGCCGCCGCGGTGGAGCAGCTCGGCCGGGTGACGCTGACCAGCCGGGCGTTCCACCACGACCAGTTCGGCCTGTTCTGCCGCGAGCTCGCCGAGCTGACCGGCACCGAGATGGTGCTGGCCATGAACTCCGGCGCGGAGGCCGTCGAGTCCGCCATCAAGGTCGCCCGCAAGTGGGCCTACCGGGTCAAGGGCGTCCCCGAGGGCACCGCCGAGATCATCGTGGCCGGCTCCAACTTCCACGGCCGCACCACCACGATCGTGTCGTTCTCCACCGACGACACCGCGCGCGCCGACTTCGGCCCGTTCACCCCCGGCTTCCGGGTGGTCAAGTACGGCGACCTGGACGCGGTGCGCGACGCGATCGGCCCGCGCACGGCCGCCGTGCTGATCGAGCCCATCCAGGGCGAGGCCGGCGTCGTCGTGCCGCCCGCCGGCTACCTGGCCGGCCTCCGCGCGCTGTGCGACGAGCACCAGGCGCTGTTCATCGCCGACGAGATCCAGTCCGGCCTGGGCCGCACCGGCGACCTGCTGGCGCTCGACCACGACGACGTGCGCGCCGACCTCTACACCCTGGGCAAGGCGCTGGGCGGCGGCATCGTGCCGGTCTCGGCCGTGGTCGGCCGGCGCGACGTGCTGGGCGTGCTCAAGCCCGGCGAGCACGGCTCGACCTTCGGCGGCAACCCGCTGGCGTGCGCGGTCGGCCGCGCGGTGGTGCGGCTGCTGGCCACCGGCGAGTTCCAGCAGCGCTCGCGCGAGCTCGGCGAGCGGCTGCACGGGCGGCTGGGCGAGCTGGTCGGCCGGGGCGTCGCCGAGGTGCGCGGCCGGGGCCTGTGGGCGGGCGTGGAGATCGCGCCCGGCGGCCCGCGCGGGCGCGAGGCGTCCGAGGCGCTGGCCGGGCTCGGCGTGCTGTGCAAGGAAACCCAGGACACCACGCTGCGCGTCGCGCCGCCGCTGGTGATCACCGAGGACGAACTGGACCAGGGCGTCGACGCCATCGCCCGCGTGCTCGGCCGGTAG